One genomic region from Euzebya tangerina encodes:
- a CDS encoding multifunctional oxoglutarate decarboxylase/oxoglutarate dehydrogenase thiamine pyrophosphate-binding subunit/dihydrolipoyllysine-residue succinyltransferase subunit, which yields MADSSTTSFGSNAWIVEEMYRDFLANPDSVPESWHDFFADYVPNGAPSRVPTAPTDTSPSTNGATAEAPSTPAEEPDAEEPDAEEVIVPDGATKIRGVSAAIAENMQTSLTVPTATSLREVPAKLLEVNRRILNNQLVRTRGGKVSFTHLIGWAMVKSLMAHPAMTKSYHEDADGTPYVHQPDHINMGLAVDIQRKNGRVLLVPNIKEVDTLTFAEYWRAYEDMIRLVQSNKLSPEMFENTTATLTNPGGLGTVGSVPRLMKGQSAIIGVGAIDYPAQFKGSDPRTVASLGIGKVITMTSTYDHRVIQGAESGLFLRSMETYLLGEDDFYDEIFDSLRIPYEPVRWRTDNSSKVVDNEAARATKQMAVQRMTNMYRVRGHLIANLNPLQHTFRKVHTELDPASYGLTIWDLDREFFTDGIGGHDVMTLGSLLGLLRDAYCRTVGIEYMHISDPEQKEWFQARLEGVKTDLSSDEQQQILEMLNEAEAFERFLGTKYLGQKRFSLEGAESLVPMMDGLLSAAADDGLQEAVIGMAHRGRLNMLANILRKSYNKIFSEFEGDIGEESVQGSGDVKYHLGSTGSHTSPGGNQIPVSLAANPSHLEAVNPVVEGMVRAKQDVRQHPPSAGPILPILIHGDAAFAGQGVVAETLGMSQLKGYETGGTVHIIINNQLGFTTAPHHSRSSEYCTDIAKTVSAPIIHVNGDDPEACVRVVKLALEYRKTFGRDVVVDMVCYRKHGHNEGDEPAFTQPIMYRAIANHRSVRKVYTEELVNRGDLTIEQAEEALDSFKSKLEEALSQTRESKPETNELPPPPKVRGVLDHIPTAVSLDHLNRITKALTSWPADFEPHPKLARLLSRRADQLAEDAVDWPTAEMLALGSLVQEGISVRFAGQDSRRGTFSQRHSVLIDHNDASEYIPLRHLEGLDDQPGQFMIYDSPLHEFGALGFEYGYSVARPDALTLWEAQFGDFSNGAQVIIDQFITAAEDKWEEKSGLVVLLPHGYEGQGPEHSSARIERWLTLCAQDNIQIAQPSTAAQWFHLLRRQMHHDVLKPLVVFSPKSMLRAKEAQSPAVAFTEGGFNETLLEPDGPDADSVRRVVLCSGKVRHDLIAYRNEHDHPAAVVSIEQLYPFPQAQVEKALRGYPNAVDVMWVQDEPENMGPWPFAGSRLYNACEAVRDDLRLKRATRFESASPATGSHTVHELEQDKLMRDAFAGIGSGEA from the coding sequence ATGGCTGACTCGTCCACCACGTCCTTCGGCTCGAACGCTTGGATCGTGGAGGAGATGTACCGCGACTTCCTGGCCAATCCGGACAGCGTCCCGGAGTCGTGGCACGACTTCTTCGCCGACTACGTGCCGAACGGGGCACCCTCTCGTGTTCCCACCGCCCCGACCGACACCTCGCCCTCGACCAACGGGGCTACAGCGGAAGCGCCGTCGACCCCCGCTGAGGAGCCAGACGCCGAGGAGCCAGACGCCGAGGAGGTCATCGTCCCTGACGGCGCGACGAAGATCCGCGGTGTCTCGGCCGCGATCGCCGAGAACATGCAGACGTCGCTCACCGTGCCGACGGCGACGTCACTGCGGGAGGTCCCCGCGAAGCTGCTCGAGGTCAACCGGCGGATCCTGAACAACCAACTCGTCCGCACCCGTGGTGGGAAGGTCTCGTTCACGCACCTCATCGGCTGGGCCATGGTGAAGTCGCTGATGGCGCACCCGGCCATGACGAAGAGCTACCACGAGGATGCCGACGGGACCCCCTACGTCCATCAGCCCGACCACATCAACATGGGCCTGGCCGTGGACATCCAGCGCAAGAACGGCCGGGTGCTGCTGGTGCCGAACATCAAGGAGGTCGACACCCTCACCTTCGCGGAGTACTGGCGGGCCTACGAGGACATGATCCGACTGGTCCAGTCCAACAAGCTCTCCCCGGAGATGTTCGAGAACACGACGGCGACCCTGACCAACCCGGGTGGTCTGGGCACCGTCGGGTCGGTCCCACGGCTGATGAAGGGCCAGTCGGCGATCATCGGCGTGGGTGCCATCGACTACCCGGCCCAGTTCAAGGGGTCAGACCCGCGCACCGTCGCCTCGCTCGGCATCGGCAAGGTCATCACCATGACCTCCACCTACGACCACCGGGTCATCCAGGGCGCCGAGTCCGGCCTGTTCCTGCGCTCCATGGAGACCTATCTGCTGGGCGAGGACGACTTCTACGACGAGATCTTCGACTCGCTGCGGATCCCGTACGAGCCGGTGCGCTGGCGGACCGACAACTCCTCCAAGGTCGTCGACAACGAGGCGGCGCGGGCCACCAAGCAGATGGCCGTCCAGCGGATGACCAACATGTACCGGGTCCGCGGGCACCTGATCGCGAACCTGAACCCCCTCCAGCACACCTTCCGCAAGGTGCACACCGAACTGGACCCCGCGTCCTACGGCCTGACGATCTGGGACCTCGACCGCGAGTTCTTCACCGACGGCATCGGCGGCCACGACGTGATGACGCTCGGCAGCCTGCTGGGCCTGCTGCGCGACGCCTACTGCCGCACGGTCGGCATCGAGTACATGCACATCTCCGACCCCGAGCAGAAGGAGTGGTTCCAGGCCCGGCTCGAGGGCGTCAAGACCGACCTGTCGTCCGACGAGCAGCAGCAGATCCTCGAGATGCTGAACGAGGCCGAGGCGTTCGAGCGCTTCCTCGGAACCAAGTACCTGGGTCAGAAGCGCTTCTCCCTGGAGGGGGCCGAGTCCCTGGTCCCGATGATGGACGGGCTGCTCTCTGCCGCGGCGGATGACGGCCTGCAGGAGGCCGTGATCGGCATGGCCCACCGCGGCCGCCTCAACATGCTGGCCAACATCCTCCGGAAGTCCTACAACAAGATCTTCAGCGAGTTCGAGGGCGACATCGGGGAGGAGTCCGTCCAAGGCTCCGGTGACGTCAAGTACCACCTCGGCTCGACGGGCTCACACACCTCGCCCGGCGGCAACCAGATCCCGGTGTCGCTGGCGGCCAACCCGAGCCACCTGGAGGCGGTCAACCCGGTGGTCGAGGGAATGGTCCGCGCCAAGCAGGACGTCCGGCAGCACCCTCCGAGCGCCGGGCCGATCCTGCCGATCCTGATCCACGGGGACGCCGCGTTCGCCGGCCAGGGCGTGGTCGCCGAGACGCTGGGGATGTCCCAGCTGAAGGGCTATGAGACCGGCGGCACGGTCCACATCATCATCAACAACCAGCTGGGGTTCACCACCGCCCCGCACCACTCCCGGTCGAGTGAGTACTGCACCGACATCGCCAAGACCGTGTCGGCGCCGATCATCCACGTCAACGGCGATGACCCCGAGGCGTGTGTCCGGGTCGTCAAGCTGGCCCTGGAGTACCGCAAGACCTTCGGTCGCGACGTCGTGGTCGACATGGTGTGCTACCGCAAGCACGGCCACAACGAGGGTGACGAGCCCGCGTTCACCCAGCCGATCATGTACCGGGCGATCGCGAACCACCGCAGCGTTCGGAAGGTCTACACCGAGGAGCTGGTCAACCGGGGCGACCTGACGATCGAGCAGGCGGAGGAGGCGCTGGACTCCTTCAAGTCCAAGCTCGAGGAGGCGCTCAGCCAGACCAGGGAGTCCAAGCCAGAGACCAACGAGCTGCCTCCACCACCCAAGGTGCGGGGGGTGCTCGACCACATCCCCACTGCCGTCAGCCTGGACCACCTGAACCGGATCACCAAGGCGCTGACGTCCTGGCCGGCCGACTTCGAGCCGCACCCCAAGCTGGCCCGGCTGCTGTCGCGGCGGGCCGACCAGTTGGCCGAGGACGCCGTCGACTGGCCGACCGCTGAGATGCTCGCGCTGGGTTCGCTGGTGCAGGAGGGGATCAGTGTCCGCTTCGCCGGTCAGGACTCACGTCGCGGCACCTTCTCCCAGCGGCACTCGGTGCTGATCGACCACAACGACGCCAGCGAGTACATCCCGCTGCGGCACCTGGAGGGCCTGGACGACCAGCCGGGCCAGTTCATGATCTACGACAGCCCACTTCACGAGTTCGGCGCCCTCGGCTTCGAGTACGGCTACTCGGTCGCCCGACCCGACGCGCTGACCCTGTGGGAGGCGCAGTTCGGCGACTTCTCCAACGGCGCCCAGGTCATCATCGACCAGTTCATCACCGCGGCTGAGGACAAGTGGGAGGAGAAGTCAGGCCTGGTCGTGCTGCTGCCCCACGGCTATGAGGGGCAGGGGCCCGAGCACTCCTCGGCCCGCATCGAGCGCTGGTTGACCCTCTGTGCCCAGGACAACATCCAGATCGCGCAGCCGTCCACAGCCGCGCAGTGGTTCCACCTGCTCCGTCGACAGATGCACCACGACGTGCTGAAGCCCCTGGTCGTGTTCAGCCCGAAGTCGATGCTACGCGCGAAGGAGGCGCAGTCCCCGGCGGTGGCCTTCACCGAGGGCGGGTTCAACGAGACGTTGCTCGAGCCAGACGGACCGGACGCTGACAGCGTCCGTCGTGTGGTGCTGTGCTCCGGCAAGGTCCGCCACGACCTGATCGCCTACCGGAACGAGCACGATCATCCCGCCGCGGTGGTGTCGATCGAGCAGCTCTACCCCTTCCCCCAGGCCCAGGTGGAGAAGGCGCTGCGTGGCTACCCGAACGCCGTCGACGTCATGTGGGTCCAGGACGAACCGGAGAACATGGGCCCCTGGCCCTTCGCCGGCAGTCGGCTCTACAACGCCTGCGAGGCCGTCCGTGACGACCTGCGGCTGAAGCGGGCCACACGGTTCGAGAGCGCCAGCCCCGCCACCGGATCCCACACGGTCCACGAGTTGGAGCAGGACAAGCTGATGCGTGACGCGTTCGCGGGCATCGGCTCGGGTGAGGCGTAG
- a CDS encoding ATP-binding protein, with translation MTEPSHWLVGRERERAQVERLVADAAAGKSCVLEVRGEPGIGKTTLLGETIQIADRHGVARLPIHFQQGEEELPLAAIRRALSAVRDDPDQRRLERLFGVSGRDVRYMIVDAAIQAMMGVIERHEPLVIVLEDCQWADGESLQVMRSVVRRCADRGVATLIAARPVPRPGGLRRLMRMDGVRTTTIELPPFHTSALDDLAIAELGAPPGPRLQQQLARTAGNPLIATEMLREIRRQGLLEIADGVTDLRDGAIPHGPDLDGHVDRRLADLSSTARQIVVLCALSDLTAVQLARLLDRTVAGISVAIAEAVRDGLVREDGARLRLRHDLLRDAVLGRTPPSVRAGLHADLFRLFTAEGADVERVVPHLVGSGDQADESDLITIAEAGRQLVFTAPTVAASLLRRAFVAGIESARADLAFALILLGDVSEANRLIPDDDTTDPKTAASMGLATAQVDFLRGELRWASRRFESVAPELPPDEGALALAYAGLCSLFIGQLDRAEQLSMRAESPDPGPAQWAATGTALQVQGWVAALRGRVEQGVRLAQEGHKLALQAPGAEADANLPDFFLGQALLWNEQLEEAEATIRRGMARSEERGMGWHMASLHAVQADIDIRQGRWDDAEAHVDTALSIVSDLEVEHGLPWCLGAKAEMAIGRGEDASAVLAEMQQVLGRLGGQGTDRLLLLRGTAHLRDGDHAAAAQVLGFLWGRLDQTGLTLRRVQIAPDLMRAAVHADGERAIAVRSWLADLSDRLAGRRLDAARLHAHGLTTGDAAKLVEGSEILWELGDLLQASRMCADAVAVAADVVPAEVVQRAASFLDSAGATAWYEQLAEPASSLVKPVAADGWATLTPAQSRIVYLVGQGLGNAAIAQELSISRRTVESHLHHTYPKLEVESRVQLGLAAARKIDAGWDPMG, from the coding sequence ATGACGGAACCTAGCCATTGGCTGGTGGGGCGAGAGCGGGAACGGGCCCAAGTGGAACGGCTCGTCGCGGATGCGGCGGCCGGGAAGAGCTGTGTCCTGGAAGTCAGGGGTGAGCCCGGGATCGGCAAGACCACGCTGCTCGGCGAGACGATCCAGATCGCGGACCGGCATGGGGTCGCCCGCCTTCCGATCCACTTCCAGCAGGGCGAGGAGGAGCTACCGCTCGCGGCCATCCGGCGGGCCCTGTCGGCGGTCCGGGACGATCCCGACCAGCGGCGCCTCGAGCGGCTGTTCGGCGTCAGCGGCCGGGACGTCCGGTACATGATCGTTGACGCGGCCATCCAGGCGATGATGGGCGTGATCGAGCGGCACGAGCCGCTGGTGATCGTGTTGGAGGACTGCCAGTGGGCCGACGGCGAGAGCCTGCAGGTCATGCGGTCGGTGGTCCGGCGCTGTGCTGACCGCGGGGTGGCCACCCTGATCGCCGCCCGGCCCGTCCCGCGCCCCGGAGGCCTCCGCCGCCTCATGCGCATGGATGGCGTGCGAACCACCACCATCGAGTTGCCCCCCTTCCACACCAGCGCGCTCGACGACCTCGCCATCGCGGAGCTCGGCGCTCCACCCGGGCCCCGCCTGCAGCAGCAGCTCGCGAGAACAGCCGGCAACCCGCTGATCGCCACCGAGATGCTGCGTGAGATCCGGCGCCAGGGCCTGCTCGAGATCGCCGACGGCGTGACCGACCTGCGGGACGGTGCCATCCCGCACGGGCCCGACCTCGACGGGCACGTCGACCGACGTCTCGCCGATCTCTCCTCCACCGCTCGGCAGATCGTGGTCCTCTGTGCCCTCAGCGACCTGACCGCCGTCCAGCTGGCGCGTCTGCTGGACCGCACCGTCGCGGGCATCTCCGTCGCCATCGCCGAGGCCGTCCGGGACGGCCTGGTCCGGGAGGACGGCGCCAGGCTCCGGCTGCGGCACGATCTGTTGCGAGACGCGGTCCTGGGGCGCACACCACCGTCCGTTCGAGCTGGGCTCCATGCCGACCTGTTCCGCCTGTTCACCGCCGAGGGCGCGGATGTCGAGCGAGTTGTCCCACACCTCGTCGGATCGGGGGATCAGGCGGACGAGTCGGACCTGATCACGATCGCAGAGGCCGGACGTCAGCTGGTGTTCACCGCGCCGACCGTGGCCGCCTCGCTGCTCCGCCGGGCCTTCGTCGCCGGGATCGAGTCCGCCCGCGCCGACCTCGCCTTCGCCCTGATCCTGCTGGGGGACGTCAGCGAGGCGAACCGGCTGATACCGGATGACGACACCACCGATCCGAAGACAGCGGCCTCCATGGGGCTTGCGACCGCGCAGGTCGACTTCCTCCGTGGCGAGCTGCGCTGGGCATCGCGGCGCTTCGAGTCCGTTGCACCGGAACTCCCTCCCGACGAGGGTGCGCTGGCGCTGGCCTACGCCGGTCTGTGCAGCCTGTTCATCGGCCAGCTGGACCGGGCCGAGCAGCTGTCGATGCGCGCTGAGAGCCCCGATCCCGGGCCAGCACAGTGGGCGGCGACGGGCACGGCCTTGCAGGTCCAGGGGTGGGTGGCCGCGCTCCGCGGGCGTGTGGAGCAGGGAGTCCGGTTGGCTCAGGAGGGCCACAAGCTGGCGTTGCAGGCACCCGGCGCCGAAGCCGACGCGAACCTGCCGGACTTCTTCCTCGGTCAGGCGCTGCTGTGGAACGAGCAGTTGGAGGAAGCAGAGGCGACCATCAGGCGCGGCATGGCCCGCTCGGAGGAGCGTGGCATGGGCTGGCACATGGCCTCCCTCCACGCCGTGCAAGCGGACATCGACATCCGTCAGGGCCGCTGGGATGACGCGGAGGCGCACGTCGACACGGCTCTGTCGATCGTCTCCGACCTGGAGGTCGAGCACGGTCTCCCGTGGTGCCTGGGCGCCAAGGCCGAGATGGCGATCGGCCGAGGCGAGGATGCCTCAGCTGTCCTCGCCGAGATGCAGCAGGTCCTCGGACGACTGGGCGGTCAGGGAACGGATCGGCTGCTGCTGCTCCGCGGGACCGCCCACCTCCGCGACGGCGACCACGCTGCTGCGGCTCAGGTCCTCGGGTTCCTCTGGGGAAGGCTTGATCAGACCGGCCTCACCCTGCGGCGGGTGCAGATCGCTCCCGACCTGATGCGGGCGGCCGTTCACGCGGACGGCGAGCGGGCGATCGCGGTGCGCTCGTGGCTGGCGGATCTGTCTGATCGGCTGGCGGGACGCCGACTGGACGCAGCCAGGCTGCACGCTCACGGGTTGACGACCGGGGATGCAGCCAAGCTGGTCGAGGGAAGTGAGATCCTGTGGGAGCTCGGAGATCTCCTGCAGGCGTCGCGGATGTGCGCCGATGCGGTGGCGGTGGCCGCCGACGTCGTGCCGGCCGAGGTCGTCCAGCGGGCGGCGTCCTTCCTCGACAGTGCCGGGGCGACCGCCTGGTACGAGCAGCTGGCCGAGCCCGCCAGCAGCCTCGTCAAGCCGGTGGCCGCCGACGGGTGGGCCACCTTGACGCCGGCGCAGAGCCGGATCGTCTACCTGGTGGGTCAGGGACTCGGCAATGCCGCTATCGCGCAGGAGCTGTCGATCTCCCGTCGCACCGTCGAGTCGCACCTGCACCACACCTATCCCAAGCTCGAGGTGGAGTCACGGGTGCAGCTCGGCCTTGCGGCGGCGAGGAAGATCGACGCGGGCTGGGACCCGATGGGCTGA
- a CDS encoding ROK family protein, with protein sequence MPGNFIGVEAGGTKVVCAVGRDPDDVEEIERIPTTTPDTTLGLVAGYIERQAAVRPIAGVGVASFGPLDLVPSSATYGHLTTTPKPGWQGADLLGPLSHVTSAPVALDTDVNGAALGELRWGAGVGLDSLAYVTVGTGIGVGLITGGRTVTGLAHPEGGHLLVRRHPSDPLEGRCPIHGDCLEGLAAGPAWMDRWGVTSSEMSAAQLEQALDIQAYYLGQLVMTLVLVASPERIVMGGGVLAADGLLDRVRQSATTVLNGYVSVPSVMARPEGEAMAEYLVPPGLGDRAGVLGAIALAQDLVE encoded by the coding sequence ATGCCGGGCAACTTCATCGGGGTCGAAGCGGGCGGAACCAAGGTCGTGTGCGCCGTCGGTCGGGACCCGGATGATGTGGAGGAGATCGAGCGCATCCCCACCACCACGCCGGATACGACGCTCGGGCTGGTCGCCGGGTACATCGAACGACAAGCGGCCGTCCGTCCCATCGCCGGGGTGGGTGTGGCGTCGTTCGGGCCCCTCGACCTGGTGCCCTCCTCGGCGACCTACGGGCACCTGACGACCACACCGAAGCCGGGCTGGCAGGGGGCCGACCTGTTGGGGCCGCTCTCGCACGTGACCTCGGCCCCGGTCGCGCTCGACACCGATGTGAACGGCGCCGCGCTGGGCGAGCTGCGGTGGGGGGCCGGCGTCGGCCTGGACTCGCTGGCCTACGTGACGGTCGGGACCGGGATCGGCGTCGGCCTGATCACCGGTGGGCGCACCGTCACCGGGCTGGCCCACCCCGAGGGCGGCCATCTGCTGGTCCGTCGGCATCCGTCGGACCCGCTCGAGGGACGCTGCCCGATCCACGGCGACTGTCTGGAGGGGCTGGCGGCCGGCCCGGCCTGGATGGACCGGTGGGGCGTGACCTCATCGGAGATGTCAGCAGCGCAGCTGGAGCAGGCCCTGGACATCCAGGCCTACTACCTGGGCCAGCTGGTGATGACGTTGGTCCTCGTCGCCTCACCCGAGCGGATCGTGATGGGCGGTGGCGTCCTCGCGGCCGACGGGCTGTTGGATCGGGTTCGCCAGTCCGCGACGACCGTACTGAACGGATACGTCAGCGTGCCGTCGGTGATGGCACGCCCAGAGGGTGAGGCGATGGCCGAGTACCTGGTCCCACCCGGCCTGGGCGACCGTGCCGGCGTGCTGGGTGCGATCGCGCTCGCGCAGGACCTGGTCGAGTAG